From the Candidatus Thorarchaeota archaeon genome, the window ACTGGATACAAAGGTAATGTGAATCGCACGGTGACTGTGTGGGGGATCGAAGCATCATCGTGGTTGCGTACAGCTTTTCTATTGCCCTATTTCACATTGTGGAATGATCCTACTACTGCGTTCAACATGGTCGCTCAAGACAATACGAGTATCATCTCTTCATTTCGACCCATCGATCATTACGAACTTCAAGGATATAGACAAATCCCTGTCTACTCGAATCAGATGAAGATTCAGTTACGTCACACTAACAAGAGTCTTGATCAGACAAATACCTCAGAGTGCACTATTGTGGATCTCATGACCACCAATATGGGCTATCCCACATTCTTCCCCGGCCAGCCCAGTGAAAATCAATTTGTCATTATGAATCTTGACTATGTGGTTGCTGTCACAAATCAGACGCAAGTTCAAAAATTCTATATCTCACTTAAGCCTGATGCCAACATTACTCAGGTCAAACACGATTTAATTGGGTTGTCCCCCAAGTCTTTCTCTAAGGTTGAAGTCGTGCAAGAATATCTTGATGAGGCATTAGAGAGTAGAGCGGGGCAGGTTGTGTATGGTATCTATACACTCGATGTTGTCTTTTCAATGCTATTCCTTGTTGTAGGGATTGTTATTGTTACGACATTACGAACGAGAAAACTACGCAGATCATTTTCGATCTTGCGTGCCCTTGGTGCTGACACCTCTCCTATGGGTGTGACTCTGATCATTGACACTGCGCTCACATTGCTCGTGTCCCTGGTCATAGGGTCGCTGCTTGGCCTATTTTTAGGTTGGGCCTTTAGTAATATCCAGTTGGTGTACACTGGTATAAACAGCAACCTTGCTTGGAATCGGCTGTACATTCAATTGACAATACCATATACGCTTCTAGGAGCGATTATCATAGGCGCTTTCATTATCTCATTGGCTGCGAACTTTATGGTAAATCGACTTAGTCTGAATCGGAACATCGCAGAGGAGATCCAATATTCGGAGTGATAAAACATGACTGAAGATCTTGAACAACTAGCTCAGGAATACAAGATTGTCATTCGTGACCTCATGAAGGTCTACAAGCGTGGATCCACAGAGGTCATAGCATTACGTGGTGTGGATTTTGAAGTTCATGAGGGTGAATTCCTCTCCATTATTGGTCCAAGCGGATCGGGAAAGACCACGCTCTTACGGATGATCGGTGCACTTGATAGACCCACTGCTGGACTGGTCCTCTTTGAAGGCCATAATATTACCCTGCTGAATGACTATCATGCTATGCTCTATCGACGGAAAAAGGTAGGCTTTGTCTGGCAGACTGGTAATCTTGTGCCCGGACTGACCGCTATCAAAAATGTGATGCTCCCTATGCGATTGGCTGGTGCTCCCAAGCGTGCTGCTGAGAAACGGGCTAAGATGTTGCTTGCAGCAGTCGGCCTTGAGTTGCGACTGAACCATCGGCCTCATCAACTCAGTGGTGGTGAAAATCAACGAGTGGCGATCTGTGTTGCTCTTGCCAACAAGCCAGAACTCCTACTTGCTGATGAGATTACTGGCGAACTTGATACTGAGACCGCCGATGTTGTCATGCAAATGCTCAAAGAGATGAATGAGGAGTTTAACACCACCGTCATCAATGTGACTCACAACCCTAATGTCACCAAGTATGCAGATCGT encodes:
- a CDS encoding ATP-binding cassette domain-containing protein — encoded protein: MTEDLEQLAQEYKIVIRDLMKVYKRGSTEVIALRGVDFEVHEGEFLSIIGPSGSGKTTLLRMIGALDRPTAGLVLFEGHNITLLNDYHAMLYRRKKVGFVWQTGNLVPGLTAIKNVMLPMRLAGAPKRAAEKRAKMLLAAVGLELRLNHRPHQLSGGENQRVAICVALANKPELLLADEITGELDTETADVVMQMLKEMNEEFNTTVINVTHNPNVTKYADRVLRIRDGLIEGQRHVLFGDISEIDAKGRLVIPESVRRLANLGKRVVLSVTPEGLLIKPLDESATEVPQASEEGEEMANT